In one window of Streptomyces sp. FXJ1.172 DNA:
- a CDS encoding NADH-quinone oxidoreductase subunit A, with protein sequence MNAYAPILVLGALGAGFAIFSVVMATLIGPKRYNRAKLEAYECGIEPTPTPAGGGRFPIKYYLTAMLFIVFDIEIVFLYPWAVTFDALGIFGLVEMLLFVLTVFVAYAYVWRRGGLEWD encoded by the coding sequence GTGAACGCGTATGCGCCCATCCTCGTACTGGGAGCCCTCGGGGCAGGCTTTGCGATCTTCTCCGTGGTCATGGCCACGCTGATCGGTCCGAAGCGGTACAACCGCGCCAAGCTCGAGGCCTATGAGTGCGGCATCGAGCCGACCCCCACGCCGGCCGGCGGCGGGCGCTTCCCCATCAAGTACTACCTGACGGCGATGCTCTTCATCGTCTTCGACATCGAGATCGTCTTCCTCTACCCCTGGGCCGTCACCTTCGACGCCCTGGGGATTTTCGGGCTCGTGGAGATGCTGCTCTTCGTGCTCACCGTCTTCGTCGCGTACGCGTACGTATGGCGGCGCGGCGGCCTGGAATGGGACTGA
- a CDS encoding C40 family peptidase: protein MSHTAHIRSHRKPRRSASTLAMRAGVAGGVLGTLAVAGASGSANAAEPVTQTLELPTLTADLAAQTAQSADATQQAAANYQLQAERDAAAANAAKQAKADLAEAKQKAADAKKKADEAARLEAAARASRNAERTTLSASASTDSSTSTGSSTATGSAAAVISFVEAQIGKAYVSGATGPSAYDCSGLVQTAFKQVGVSLPRVSQDQSTAGTQVSLSNLQPGDILYWGSAGSAYHVAVYVGDGMFVGAQNPSSGVGEHPLSYDPPTGAVRVL from the coding sequence ATGTCCCACACCGCTCACATACGCAGCCACCGGAAGCCCCGCCGCAGCGCGTCGACCCTCGCGATGCGGGCCGGAGTTGCCGGTGGCGTCCTCGGCACCCTGGCAGTCGCCGGGGCGTCCGGCTCGGCGAACGCGGCCGAGCCGGTGACGCAGACCCTCGAACTGCCCACCCTGACGGCCGACCTGGCCGCTCAGACCGCTCAGTCGGCGGACGCCACGCAGCAGGCCGCCGCGAACTACCAGCTGCAGGCCGAGCGTGACGCGGCCGCCGCGAATGCCGCAAAGCAGGCCAAGGCGGACCTCGCCGAGGCGAAGCAGAAGGCTGCCGACGCCAAGAAGAAGGCCGACGAGGCCGCTCGCCTGGAGGCCGCCGCGCGCGCCTCGCGCAACGCGGAGCGCACGACCCTCTCCGCCTCGGCGAGCACCGACTCCTCCACCTCCACCGGCTCCTCCACGGCGACCGGTTCGGCCGCGGCCGTCATCAGCTTCGTGGAGGCGCAGATCGGCAAGGCGTACGTCTCCGGTGCCACCGGTCCCTCCGCCTACGACTGCTCCGGTCTGGTGCAGACGGCCTTCAAGCAGGTGGGCGTCAGCCTGCCGCGCGTCTCCCAGGACCAGTCGACGGCCGGCACCCAGGTCTCGCTGAGCAACCTCCAGCCGGGCGACATCCTGTACTGGGGCAGCGCGGGCAGCGCGTACCACGTCGCGGTGTACGTGGGCGACGGCATGTTCGTCGGCGCGCAGAACCCCTCCAGCGGCGTCGGGGAGCACCCCCTGTCGTACGACCCGCCGACCGGCGCCGTGCGGGTGCTCTGA